The Lysobacter capsici genome has a segment encoding these proteins:
- a CDS encoding phytoene desaturase family protein, with translation MSRDTGPDWSDRAPRANGRPRVIVIGGGVSGMATGVYGQMNGMDTRIFETHVLPGGCCTAWSRKGYIFDYCIEWLIGTGAGNDANRIWRELGALDGKSVRDFDMFNKVVDEHGRSVTFYNDPDRLERHLLEISPADEALIRSFCADLRRFIKIELYPFLKPDPLKSAGEKIKTMLEILPAFRLFWRNAATPMHDFADKFRDPLLKRAFRNIFYQDPECFPLLPYLYNMACAYNNNAGFPQGGSLGLSRSIEERYTALGGILTYRARVDRILVEDGRAVGVELKGGARHYADFVVSAADGYTTIYGMLEGKYKNKTIDTLYDEMLNKPGILFPAVVSAFVGLEGDLDPNDSHSTTYMLSEEEAKQLPGALQASIVVQLRSRYSDGFAPAGRSVIHCTYFSDFNYWRKLRSEDRKRYWAEKKQVGEFVRGFLEKLYPGIGERIELVDVASPATTKRYTGNSNGSILAWKAFSDAEDLANKLVNKGRMQLPGLGGFYMAGQWVGLGGLIRAASSGRFVMQFICKELGREFKAWESGGAAPWHTGKLGHFPQLDKTPSERPAKLRLVDAPVALEQATAV, from the coding sequence ATGTCGCGTGACACCGGCCCGGACTGGAGCGACCGCGCACCGCGCGCGAACGGCCGACCACGCGTGATCGTCATCGGCGGCGGCGTCAGCGGCATGGCCACCGGCGTCTACGGCCAGATGAACGGCATGGACACGCGCATCTTCGAAACCCACGTACTGCCCGGCGGCTGCTGCACCGCGTGGTCCCGCAAGGGCTACATCTTCGACTACTGCATCGAATGGCTGATCGGCACCGGCGCCGGCAACGACGCCAACCGGATCTGGCGCGAACTCGGCGCGCTCGACGGCAAGTCCGTGCGCGACTTCGACATGTTCAACAAGGTCGTCGACGAACACGGCCGCTCGGTCACCTTCTACAACGATCCCGACCGGCTCGAACGCCATCTGCTGGAGATTTCGCCGGCCGACGAAGCGCTGATCCGTTCGTTCTGCGCCGACCTGCGCCGCTTCATCAAGATCGAGCTGTATCCGTTCCTCAAGCCCGATCCGCTCAAGAGCGCCGGCGAAAAGATCAAGACCATGCTCGAGATCCTGCCCGCGTTCCGGCTGTTCTGGCGCAACGCGGCCACGCCGATGCACGACTTCGCCGACAAGTTCCGCGACCCGCTGCTCAAGCGCGCTTTCCGCAACATCTTCTATCAAGATCCGGAATGCTTCCCGCTGCTGCCGTACCTGTACAACATGGCCTGCGCCTACAACAACAACGCCGGCTTTCCGCAGGGCGGCTCGCTAGGCCTGTCGCGTTCGATCGAGGAGCGCTACACCGCCCTCGGCGGCATCCTGACCTACCGCGCCCGCGTCGACCGCATCCTGGTCGAGGACGGACGCGCGGTCGGGGTCGAACTCAAGGGCGGCGCGCGCCATTACGCCGACTTCGTGGTCTCGGCCGCCGACGGTTACACCACCATCTACGGCATGCTCGAAGGCAAGTACAAGAACAAGACCATCGACACCTTGTACGACGAGATGCTCAACAAACCGGGCATTCTGTTCCCGGCGGTGGTCTCGGCCTTCGTCGGCCTGGAAGGCGATCTCGACCCGAACGATTCGCACAGCACCACCTACATGCTGAGCGAAGAGGAAGCCAAGCAACTGCCAGGCGCCCTGCAGGCCAGCATCGTGGTGCAACTGCGCTCGCGCTATTCCGACGGCTTCGCCCCGGCCGGACGCTCGGTGATCCACTGCACCTACTTCAGCGACTTCAATTACTGGCGCAAGCTGCGCAGCGAAGATCGCAAACGCTATTGGGCGGAGAAGAAGCAGGTCGGCGAATTCGTGCGCGGTTTCCTGGAAAAACTCTATCCGGGCATCGGCGAGCGGATCGAACTGGTCGACGTGGCCTCGCCGGCCACGACCAAGCGCTACACCGGCAACAGCAACGGCAGCATCCTGGCCTGGAAAGCCTTCAGCGATGCCGAAGACCTCGCCAACAAGCTGGTCAACAAGGGCCGCATGCAATTGCCGGGGCTGGGCGGTTTCTACATGGCCGGGCAATGGGTCGGCCTGGGCGGCTTGATCCGCGCCGCCTCGTCGGGCCGCTTCGTCATGCAGTTCATCTGCAAGGAGCTCGGCCGCGAATTCAAGGCCTGGGAAAGCGGCGGCGCCGCGCCCTGGCACACCGGCAAGCTCGGCCATTTCCCGCAACTCGATAAAACCCCATCGGAACGGCCCGCAAAGCTGCGCCTCGTCGATGCGCCCGTCGCGCTCGAACAAGCCACCGCCGTCTGA
- a CDS encoding phytoene desaturase family protein, translating into MSPDLDAARPSKSGPDWSARERAAGAKPRVIIIGAGVAGMATGSYAQMSGLETRIFEKHVLPGGCCTAWSRKGYIFDYCIEWLNGTAPGNNANQVWRELGALDGKTVKNFELFNKVVDEHGREVRFYNDPDRLEKHLIEVSPVDAPLIKAFCDDLRRFTKLALHPFLKPAPLENWREKLAMMRQVLPAFRLFWRTGAAQMGPYADRFADPLLRRGFRNMFFQDPQNFAVLPYLYNLAEAHNDNVGFPQGGSLGLSRSVEERYLGLGGIINYRTRVDRILIEDGRAVGVELKNGEKHYADHVVAACDGMFTLHGLLDGKYTNPRLDKLFNDVLHRPGERYPGVVSAFVGFEGDVPASESHSTTYLLSAADAARLPGADQGSLVVQLRSRYSDGFAPEGKSVIHCTYFSDFDYWKTLRSTDRKQYWAKKREVAEFVRGFLEKLYPGIGERIELVDVGTPATTERYTGNHKGAILAWKSPDADDLLAALVNKDRMRLKGLSGFSMAGHWINGGSLIKAASSGRFAAQYLCEELGVPFKAWESGNREPWHRDKLGQLPQLDKDPPLERPARPLRLVETPPLSTLSPAPAA; encoded by the coding sequence ATGTCGCCTGACCTCGATGCGGCCAGACCGTCGAAGTCGGGCCCGGACTGGAGCGCGCGCGAGCGCGCTGCAGGGGCCAAGCCGCGGGTGATCATCATCGGCGCCGGCGTGGCCGGCATGGCCACCGGCAGCTACGCGCAGATGAGCGGCCTGGAAACCCGCATCTTCGAAAAGCACGTGCTGCCGGGCGGCTGCTGCACGGCGTGGTCGCGCAAGGGCTACATCTTCGATTACTGCATCGAGTGGCTCAACGGCACCGCGCCGGGCAACAACGCCAACCAGGTCTGGCGCGAACTCGGCGCGCTCGACGGCAAGACGGTCAAGAATTTCGAGCTGTTCAACAAAGTGGTCGACGAGCACGGCCGCGAGGTGCGCTTTTACAACGATCCCGATCGCCTGGAAAAGCACCTGATCGAGGTCTCGCCGGTCGACGCGCCCTTGATCAAGGCGTTTTGCGATGACTTGCGCCGCTTCACCAAGCTCGCCCTGCATCCGTTCCTGAAACCGGCGCCGCTGGAGAACTGGCGCGAGAAGCTGGCGATGATGCGTCAGGTGTTGCCGGCGTTCCGATTGTTCTGGCGCACCGGCGCGGCGCAGATGGGTCCGTACGCGGATCGCTTCGCCGATCCGCTGCTGCGCCGCGGCTTTCGCAACATGTTCTTCCAGGACCCGCAGAACTTCGCGGTGCTGCCGTATCTGTACAACCTGGCCGAGGCGCACAACGACAACGTCGGCTTTCCGCAGGGCGGCTCGCTGGGGCTGTCGCGTTCGGTCGAGGAGCGTTACCTCGGCCTGGGCGGGATCATCAACTACCGCACCCGGGTCGATCGCATTTTGATCGAGGACGGACGCGCGGTCGGGGTCGAACTCAAGAACGGCGAGAAGCATTACGCCGATCATGTGGTCGCCGCCTGCGACGGCATGTTCACCCTGCATGGATTGCTCGACGGCAAGTACACCAATCCGCGCCTGGACAAATTGTTCAACGACGTGCTGCACCGGCCCGGCGAACGTTATCCCGGCGTGGTCTCGGCCTTCGTCGGTTTCGAAGGCGACGTACCGGCCAGCGAATCGCACAGCACGACCTATCTGCTCAGCGCGGCCGATGCGGCCAGGCTGCCGGGCGCGGATCAGGGCAGCCTGGTGGTGCAACTGCGCTCGCGCTATTCCGACGGCTTCGCGCCGGAAGGCAAGTCGGTGATCCATTGCACCTACTTCAGCGACTTCGATTACTGGAAGACCCTGCGCAGCACCGACCGCAAGCAGTACTGGGCGAAGAAACGCGAAGTGGCCGAGTTCGTGCGCGGGTTCCTGGAGAAGCTCTATCCGGGCATCGGCGAGCGGATCGAACTGGTCGACGTGGGCACGCCGGCCACCACCGAGCGTTACACCGGCAATCACAAGGGCGCGATCCTCGCCTGGAAATCGCCCGATGCCGACGACCTGCTCGCCGCCCTGGTCAACAAGGACCGCATGCGCCTCAAAGGGCTCAGCGGTTTTTCGATGGCCGGCCACTGGATCAACGGCGGCAGCCTGATCAAGGCCGCATCGAGCGGACGCTTCGCCGCGCAATACCTGTGCGAGGAACTCGGCGTGCCGTTCAAGGCCTGGGAAAGCGGCAACCGCGAGCCCTGGCACCGCGACAAGCTCGGCCAGCTGCCGCAGCTCGACAAAGACCCGCCGCTGGAACGCCCCGCCCGACCGTTGCGCCTGGTCGAAACCCCACCGCTGTCGACGCTGTCGCCGGCGCCCGCCGCCTGA